The Streptomyces phaeolivaceus genome has a window encoding:
- a CDS encoding 4'-phosphopantetheinyl transferase family protein — MLSRIVPAGIAVAESFGDDPEAVLLPEEEEHATAMSDARRDEFATGRHQARRAALCLGIPPAPLLPGAKGAPVWPDGVIGSITHCRGYRAAAVGLSQRTRALGIDAEPDLPMTDGMLEAIALPEEREQNGALRRLHAGVSWDRLLFCAKEVVYKVWSPLTGTWLGFDEAVITIAPGGTFRARILKAAPEGDVPTTLDGRWTADRGLLLAATHVPQDWRMAHR, encoded by the coding sequence GTGCTCTCGCGGATCGTCCCGGCCGGTATCGCGGTGGCGGAGTCCTTCGGGGACGACCCGGAAGCCGTCCTGCTCCCCGAGGAAGAGGAACACGCCACCGCGATGAGCGATGCGCGCCGGGACGAGTTCGCCACCGGGCGGCACCAGGCCCGTCGCGCGGCGCTCTGCCTCGGCATACCCCCCGCCCCTCTCTTGCCGGGGGCGAAGGGTGCCCCCGTGTGGCCGGACGGCGTCATCGGGAGCATCACGCACTGCCGCGGCTACCGTGCGGCCGCAGTCGGCCTGAGCCAACGGACGCGTGCACTCGGCATCGACGCCGAACCCGACCTGCCCATGACCGACGGAATGCTGGAGGCCATCGCCCTCCCCGAGGAGCGGGAACAGAACGGCGCGCTCAGGCGTCTGCACGCCGGTGTCTCCTGGGACCGTCTGCTGTTCTGTGCCAAGGAGGTGGTCTACAAGGTCTGGTCTCCACTGACCGGCACCTGGCTCGGCTTCGACGAAGCGGTGATCACCATCGCCCCCGGCGGGACCTTCCGGGCCCGCATCCTCAAAGCAGCGCCCGAGGGTGACGTGCCGACAACCCTCGATGGACGTTGGACCGCCGACCGAGGTCTGCTGCTCGCCGCGACGCACGTACCGCAGGACTGGCGCATGGCGCACAGATGA
- the rfbA gene encoding glucose-1-phosphate thymidylyltransferase RfbA, which yields MKGIVLAGGSGTRMHPSTLATSKQLLAVYDKPMVYHPLSVLMLTGIREILIISTPSSLPALRTLLGDGSSLGLEISYAEQAEPKGIAEAFIIGADYIGNESSALILGDNVFHGAGFPKLLCTARENLDGCTLFGYPVSDPERYGIGETDADGRLVSIEEKPLKPRSDNAITGLYFYDPDVVEIARQLTPSFRGELEITDVNQAYLKQGRAQLIRLGRGYTWLDAGTHDSLLAASQYVQVIEKRQGVRVACLEEIALRMGYIDAEHCHNLGAGMKNSEYGRYLMQVAQSVA from the coding sequence ATGAAGGGAATCGTTCTCGCCGGCGGCAGTGGCACCCGGATGCACCCTTCCACCCTGGCAACGTCCAAGCAGTTGCTCGCGGTCTACGACAAGCCCATGGTTTACCACCCGCTGTCGGTCCTGATGCTCACGGGAATCCGCGAGATTCTGATCATCTCGACGCCGAGTAGCCTTCCCGCGCTACGGACGCTGCTCGGCGACGGGTCGTCTCTGGGGCTTGAGATCAGCTACGCGGAGCAAGCGGAGCCCAAGGGTATTGCGGAAGCATTCATCATCGGCGCGGACTATATCGGCAACGAAAGTTCGGCCTTGATCCTCGGCGACAACGTCTTTCACGGCGCCGGATTCCCGAAGTTGCTGTGCACCGCTCGGGAGAACCTCGACGGCTGTACTCTCTTTGGCTATCCGGTTTCGGATCCGGAGCGTTACGGAATCGGTGAGACGGATGCCGATGGCCGTCTCGTCTCGATCGAGGAGAAGCCGCTGAAACCGCGTTCGGACAACGCGATCACAGGGCTTTATTTCTACGATCCCGATGTGGTGGAGATCGCCCGCCAGCTGACCCCGTCATTCCGTGGCGAGCTGGAGATCACCGATGTCAACCAGGCGTACCTCAAGCAGGGACGCGCCCAGCTCATCCGGCTGGGACGCGGCTACACCTGGCTGGACGCCGGCACGCACGACTCGCTGCTCGCGGCGAGCCAGTACGTCCAGGTCATCGAGAAGCGCCAGGGCGTCCGGGTGGCCTGCCTGGAGGAGATCGCCCTGCGCATGGGCTACATCGACGCCGAGCACTGCCACAACCTCGGGGCCGGGATGAAGAACTCCGAGTACGGCAGGTACCTCATGCAGGTCGCCCAGTCGGTGGCCTGA
- the rfbD gene encoding dTDP-4-dehydrorhamnose reductase: protein MTGAGGMLARDVLGRMAAEGIPTVATHRADLDVTDPASVRAAFAVHRPAVVVNCAAWTAVDDAEAHEPEALAVNGTGPRLLAEACRTLGTVLLHVSTDYVFDGSARTPYPEDAPTGPRSAYGRTKLVGEQAVLRILPDTGYVVRTAWLYGAGGTHFVRTMSELEGTRDTVEVVADQQGQPTWTTDLADRLVLLGRAALGGTAPAGVYHGTSGGHTSWFELAREVFRMLGADPGRVRPTTSDAFVRPAPRPAHSVLGHDRWRVAGIEPIRDWREALTEAFPSVSRGR from the coding sequence GTGACCGGAGCGGGCGGCATGCTGGCCCGGGACGTCCTCGGCCGGATGGCGGCGGAGGGCATCCCCACGGTGGCCACCCACCGCGCGGATCTCGACGTCACTGATCCCGCGTCCGTGCGCGCCGCCTTTGCCGTCCATCGTCCCGCCGTGGTGGTCAACTGCGCCGCGTGGACCGCGGTCGACGACGCGGAGGCCCATGAGCCGGAAGCCCTCGCGGTCAACGGCACCGGCCCGCGTCTCCTCGCCGAGGCGTGCCGGACGCTGGGGACCGTTCTGTTGCATGTGTCCACGGACTACGTCTTCGACGGCAGCGCCCGCACGCCGTACCCCGAGGACGCGCCGACCGGCCCCCGGAGCGCGTACGGCCGGACCAAGCTGGTCGGCGAGCAGGCCGTCCTGCGGATCCTTCCGGACACCGGCTATGTGGTGCGGACCGCCTGGCTCTATGGGGCGGGCGGCACCCATTTCGTCCGCACCATGAGCGAGCTGGAGGGCACGAGGGACACCGTGGAAGTGGTCGCCGACCAGCAGGGCCAGCCGACCTGGACAACGGACCTCGCCGACCGCCTGGTCCTGCTCGGGCGTGCCGCACTCGGCGGCACCGCCCCGGCAGGCGTCTACCACGGCACCAGCGGCGGTCACACCAGCTGGTTCGAACTCGCCCGCGAGGTGTTCCGCATGCTGGGCGCCGATCCCGGGCGAGTGCGCCCCACCACGAGCGACGCCTTCGTGCGCCCGGCGCCCCGACCTGCCCACAGTGTCCTCGGGCACGACCGCTGGCGGGTGGCGGGCATCGAACCCATCAGGGACTGGCGCGAGGCGTTGACCGAGGCTTTCCCCTCGGTTTCGCGCGGGAGATAG
- a CDS encoding LLM class F420-dependent oxidoreductase, protein MTRWGITLPLPGVPLPAHRELVERLPELGYTDVWTAETSGTDAFSPLLLASQWSSRLRLGTAVVPVFTRGPGLLAMSTAALAECAPGLVALGIGASSPVVVEQWNATAHTQPFGRTRDTLRFLREALAGKTVSATYPTFTVDRFRLERPPAAPVPILLAALRPGMLRLAAAEADGAITNWLAPTDVPRIRAQIGDELELVAPVFTCVTEDAREARRIGRMLISSYLTAPAYRGFHDWLGRGEALAAMHRAWDTDDHWRAIAAVPDEVVDELIVHGGADECRARIRQYVDNGLSTPLIALLPTGGDPVEQVELLAPCRD, encoded by the coding sequence ATGACCCGCTGGGGAATCACCCTGCCGCTGCCCGGTGTCCCCCTGCCTGCGCACCGCGAGCTCGTCGAGCGGTTGCCCGAGCTCGGTTACACCGACGTGTGGACAGCCGAGACGTCGGGGACCGACGCGTTCTCGCCGCTGCTACTGGCCTCGCAGTGGTCGTCCCGCTTGCGACTGGGCACGGCCGTCGTGCCGGTCTTCACCCGCGGTCCTGGCCTGCTGGCGATGAGCACGGCGGCCCTCGCCGAATGCGCACCGGGCCTGGTCGCGCTCGGCATCGGTGCCTCGTCGCCCGTCGTCGTCGAGCAGTGGAACGCGACGGCCCACACACAGCCGTTCGGTCGCACCCGCGACACCCTGCGCTTCCTGCGCGAGGCCCTCGCCGGCAAGACGGTGAGCGCCACGTACCCGACATTCACAGTCGACCGGTTCCGGCTCGAACGCCCGCCCGCTGCGCCTGTGCCCATCCTGCTCGCAGCGCTGCGGCCGGGAATGCTGCGGCTCGCCGCCGCCGAGGCGGACGGTGCGATCACCAACTGGCTGGCACCCACCGACGTGCCAAGAATCCGGGCGCAGATCGGCGACGAACTCGAACTCGTCGCCCCGGTCTTCACCTGTGTCACGGAGGACGCCCGCGAGGCCCGGCGCATCGGCCGAATGCTCATCAGCAGCTACCTCACCGCACCCGCCTACCGAGGCTTCCACGACTGGCTCGGCCGTGGCGAGGCACTCGCCGCCATGCACAGGGCCTGGGACACCGACGACCACTGGCGGGCCATCGCCGCCGTTCCGGACGAGGTGGTCGACGAACTGATCGTGCATGGCGGTGCCGACGAGTGCCGGGCCAGGATCCGGCAGTACGTCGACAACGGACTGAGTACTCCCCTGATCGCGCTCCTGCCCACCGGCGGCGACCCCGTCGAGCAGGTCGAACTGCTCGCGCCGTGTCGGGACTAA
- a CDS encoding HAL/PAL/TAL family ammonia-lyase — MTSTSETFGNATTDLGDLAEITRAASWTAKLGPLTDADIARMATSARTIDDHLVTGKPIYGLTQGFGPLVTFAAKSEAEQGNSLISHLGTGQGRPLPPEVARLVVWLRLNSMRKGFSAVSPDFWQRLADLWNEGFTPAIPRDGTVSASGDLQPLAHAALAFAGYGEAWVRDNAGGWTLTPAKDALAALGAEPLDWPVREALAFVNGTGVGLAVAILNQQSAVRLVRAVAELTARLTVLLGGNTEHYDEGIGRARNQVGQLRVANWIRQSLPENLERDEDRPLQEPYSLRCAPQALGAVLDQLTMAGEVLLREANGVTDNPVTYEGRVLHGGNFHAMPVGFASEQTGLAMHMAAYMAERQLGLVTNPTTNGGLPPMLTPRAGRGCGLAGVQISATSFVSRIRQLVTPASLTTLPTNGWNQDHVPMALNGANGVAEALELGWLVVGSLALGAAQLAVMTGKDTGTTGVWAELARISPPLEADRPMAAEVRAAADLFVRQAEAVLAAQAEAERPCLDVKRYE, encoded by the coding sequence GTGACATCGACTTCCGAAACATTCGGCAACGCGACGACGGACTTGGGCGACCTGGCGGAGATCACCCGCGCCGCCTCCTGGACCGCGAAGCTGGGCCCGCTCACCGACGCGGACATCGCCAGGATGGCGACGAGCGCCCGGACCATCGACGACCACCTGGTGACCGGCAAGCCCATATACGGGCTCACGCAGGGATTCGGCCCGCTGGTCACCTTCGCCGCGAAGTCCGAGGCGGAGCAGGGCAACTCACTGATCTCGCACCTCGGCACCGGCCAGGGCCGCCCCCTCCCGCCCGAGGTGGCGCGGCTCGTCGTCTGGCTGCGACTGAACAGCATGCGCAAGGGCTTCTCAGCCGTCTCGCCCGACTTCTGGCAGCGCCTCGCCGACCTCTGGAACGAGGGCTTCACCCCGGCGATCCCCCGCGACGGCACGGTCAGCGCGAGCGGCGACCTCCAGCCGCTGGCCCACGCCGCCCTTGCCTTTGCCGGCTACGGCGAAGCGTGGGTCCGCGACAACGCCGGCGGGTGGACCCTCACTCCGGCGAAGGACGCGCTGGCCGCGCTCGGCGCCGAGCCGCTCGACTGGCCCGTCCGGGAGGCACTCGCCTTCGTCAACGGCACCGGGGTCGGCCTTGCGGTCGCGATCCTGAACCAGCAGTCGGCGGTCCGGCTCGTTCGTGCCGTGGCGGAGCTGACCGCGCGGCTGACCGTCCTGCTGGGCGGCAACACCGAGCACTACGACGAGGGCATCGGCCGCGCCCGCAACCAGGTCGGCCAGTTGCGTGTGGCGAACTGGATCAGGCAGTCGCTTCCCGAGAACCTCGAGCGGGACGAGGACAGGCCGCTGCAGGAGCCGTACAGCCTCCGGTGCGCGCCGCAGGCCCTAGGCGCGGTGCTCGACCAGCTCACCATGGCCGGCGAGGTTCTGCTCCGCGAGGCCAACGGCGTCACCGACAACCCCGTCACCTACGAAGGCCGGGTCCTGCACGGCGGCAACTTCCACGCCATGCCTGTTGGCTTCGCCTCGGAGCAGACCGGGCTGGCCATGCACATGGCCGCGTACATGGCCGAGCGGCAGCTCGGACTCGTGACCAACCCCACGACCAACGGCGGCCTGCCCCCGATGCTCACACCGCGGGCCGGCCGCGGCTGTGGCCTCGCCGGCGTACAGATCAGCGCAACATCCTTCGTCTCCCGCATCCGACAGCTGGTGACCCCGGCGTCGCTGACGACCCTGCCGACGAACGGCTGGAACCAGGACCACGTGCCGATGGCACTCAATGGCGCCAATGGAGTCGCCGAGGCACTGGAACTGGGCTGGCTGGTGGTCGGCTCGCTCGCGCTCGGCGCCGCCCAGCTCGCCGTGATGACCGGCAAGGACACCGGGACCACCGGCGTCTGGGCCGAACTGGCCCGGATCTCCCCGCCCCTGGAGGCCGACCGGCCGATGGCGGCAGAGGTGCGCGCAGCCGCAGACCTGTTCGTCCGGCAAGCGGAGGCCGTGCTGGCGGCGCAGGCCGAGGCCGAACGCCCCTGTCTGGACGTCAAGCGGTATGAATGA
- the rfbC gene encoding dTDP-4-dehydrorhamnose 3,5-epimerase, translating into MRPLSIEGAWIHEPKVFPDDRGAFHEWFQAPGFAVATGEEFTLAQANYSVSRRGALRGIHFADVPPGQAKYIKCVRGAVMDVVVDVRTGSPTFRQWEAIRLDDESHRAVYLSEGLGHGFLALSDDATVVYLCSEGYAPDREHGIHPLDPDLAIGWPRDMALLMSPKDEQAPSLAEAERRRLLPSYADCTTFRRRLRHG; encoded by the coding sequence ATGCGACCGCTGTCCATTGAGGGCGCCTGGATCCATGAGCCGAAGGTCTTTCCCGACGACCGGGGAGCCTTCCACGAGTGGTTTCAGGCGCCTGGTTTCGCCGTCGCCACGGGTGAGGAATTCACCCTGGCCCAGGCCAACTACTCCGTCTCCCGCCGGGGCGCACTGCGAGGGATTCACTTCGCGGACGTGCCGCCGGGCCAAGCGAAGTACATCAAGTGCGTGCGTGGTGCCGTCATGGATGTCGTCGTCGACGTACGGACCGGCTCCCCGACCTTCAGGCAGTGGGAAGCGATCCGCCTCGACGACGAGAGCCACCGCGCGGTGTACCTCTCCGAGGGCCTGGGACACGGTTTTCTCGCACTGAGCGATGACGCCACGGTCGTCTACTTGTGTTCCGAGGGATACGCCCCCGACCGGGAGCACGGGATCCACCCTCTTGACCCGGACCTCGCCATTGGCTGGCCCCGCGACATGGCTCTGCTGATGTCCCCCAAGGACGAACAGGCTCCCTCCCTGGCGGAGGCAGAGCGTCGGCGCCTGCTGCCCTCGTACGCCGATTGCACGACCTTCCGCCGTCGGCTGCGCCACGGGTGA
- a CDS encoding AMP-binding protein, whose amino-acid sequence MGYEQMSAATLLSLGFGTPEVTGTAWCVRWDDVTDGEELVRKALPNVLDFHTSGSTGPSRCWRRTREDAWLEAGMLADLVRQDAPGAVVAFAPPVHVYGALASLLMPARLGLPVWYRSTYVGAMPDVEHGRIVVVATPWIFSLLLQHMDWVRRFEHITVLYSSAMLPADAGVFLEKAGRDRAVLVELLGSTETGGIATRRWRADEPPAWTLFPDVSFADPGTDTEAGTEPDAAVPLVIRSPRIGFRPGEPRPEEWRTGDLVERLDERTFRLAGRIGRLVKVNGRRINLDEAEHTLRAEIDCEDLALVTVDDRMIGEHIDLFVVARTGTEEAGTDLAPVLTHLGVRPRKVHVVPRIDRSEMGKLRQLPTSPSPTQR is encoded by the coding sequence GTGGGGTATGAGCAGATGAGCGCTGCGACGCTTCTGTCGTTGGGGTTCGGCACACCGGAGGTCACCGGCACGGCATGGTGCGTTCGCTGGGACGACGTCACGGACGGGGAGGAACTGGTCCGCAAGGCCCTGCCGAATGTCCTCGACTTCCATACTTCCGGCAGCACCGGTCCCAGTCGCTGCTGGCGTCGCACTCGTGAGGACGCCTGGCTCGAGGCCGGGATGCTCGCGGACCTCGTCCGGCAGGACGCACCGGGCGCGGTCGTCGCCTTCGCCCCTCCGGTCCACGTCTACGGCGCCCTTGCTTCCCTGCTGATGCCGGCGAGACTGGGCCTCCCGGTGTGGTATCGCTCGACCTACGTCGGAGCGATGCCGGATGTGGAGCACGGCCGGATCGTCGTGGTGGCCACCCCGTGGATCTTCTCCCTGCTTCTCCAGCACATGGACTGGGTGCGCCGCTTCGAGCACATCACCGTCCTGTACAGCAGCGCGATGCTTCCGGCGGACGCAGGCGTGTTCCTCGAGAAGGCCGGCCGTGACCGGGCGGTGCTCGTCGAGCTCCTGGGTTCCACGGAGACCGGTGGCATCGCGACCCGCCGCTGGCGGGCCGACGAGCCGCCGGCATGGACCCTTTTCCCTGACGTCTCCTTCGCCGACCCCGGCACCGACACCGAAGCCGGCACCGAGCCCGACGCGGCGGTGCCACTGGTGATCCGCAGCCCCCGGATCGGCTTCAGGCCCGGCGAGCCCAGGCCTGAGGAGTGGCGCACCGGTGACCTCGTAGAACGGCTCGACGAGCGCACCTTCCGGCTGGCCGGCCGGATCGGCCGCCTGGTCAAGGTGAACGGGCGCCGGATCAACCTCGACGAGGCGGAGCACACGCTGCGCGCCGAAATCGACTGCGAGGACCTCGCCCTTGTCACGGTCGACGACCGCATGATCGGCGAGCACATCGACCTGTTCGTCGTGGCGCGGACCGGGACCGAAGAGGCCGGCACCGATCTCGCACCGGTGCTCACCCATCTTGGCGTGCGCCCCCGGAAGGTGCACGTGGTGCCCCGTATCGACCGGTCCGAGATGGGCAAACTGCGGCAGCTTCCGACCTCACCCTCACCGACCCAGAGGTAG
- the rfbB gene encoding dTDP-glucose 4,6-dehydratase encodes MTTRILVTGGAGFIGSHYVRKLLGPDGPGDISVTVLDKLTYAGNLANLDEVRDHPGLAFVQGDICDPEVVGKLMAEHDQVVHFAAESHVDRSIDGGAEFVRTNVVGTHTLVDAAHRAGIARFVHISTDEVYGSIDEGSWPETHPPQPNSPYSATKAASDLIALAYHRTHGVDVRVTRCSNNYGHHHFPEKVIPLFVTNLLDSRKVPLYGDGANVRDWLHIDDHVQGIELVRTRGRAGEIYNIGGGTELSNAELTELLLRECGADWRTSVEHVTDRKGHDRRYSVDCTKMRDELGYAPRVGFEQGLAETVQWYADNRAWWEPLKKRAAL; translated from the coding sequence ATGACGACCCGAATTCTCGTGACCGGCGGGGCCGGCTTCATCGGCTCCCACTACGTCCGCAAGCTGCTCGGCCCCGACGGACCCGGCGACATCTCCGTCACCGTGCTCGACAAGCTCACCTATGCGGGCAACCTGGCCAACCTGGACGAGGTTCGCGATCACCCGGGCCTCGCCTTCGTCCAGGGTGACATCTGCGATCCGGAAGTGGTCGGCAAGCTGATGGCCGAACACGACCAGGTGGTGCACTTCGCCGCCGAGTCGCACGTCGACCGCTCGATCGACGGCGGCGCGGAGTTCGTCCGTACCAACGTCGTCGGCACGCACACCCTGGTCGACGCCGCCCACCGGGCCGGCATCGCGAGGTTCGTACACATCTCCACCGACGAGGTCTACGGCTCCATCGACGAGGGATCCTGGCCGGAGACCCATCCGCCGCAGCCCAACTCGCCCTACTCCGCTACCAAGGCCGCCTCCGACCTCATAGCCCTGGCATACCACCGCACTCACGGCGTGGACGTGCGGGTGACCCGCTGCTCCAACAACTACGGGCACCACCACTTCCCGGAAAAGGTCATCCCCCTCTTCGTCACCAACCTCCTGGACAGCAGGAAGGTGCCGCTGTACGGCGACGGTGCCAACGTCCGCGACTGGCTGCACATCGACGACCACGTGCAGGGCATCGAATTGGTGCGCACCAGGGGCCGGGCGGGCGAGATCTACAACATCGGCGGCGGCACAGAGCTGTCCAACGCGGAACTCACCGAACTGCTGCTGCGGGAGTGCGGCGCCGACTGGCGGACCAGTGTCGAACACGTCACCGACCGCAAGGGCCACGACCGGCGCTACTCCGTCGACTGCACCAAGATGCGCGACGAGCTCGGCTACGCGCCTCGCGTCGGCTTCGAACAGGGGCTGGCCGAGACAGTCCAGTGGTACGCCGACAACCGTGCCTGGTGGGAGCCGTTGAAGAAGCGGGCCGCGCTGTGA
- a CDS encoding ABC transporter permease has translation MFRTALRSVLAHKARLLMTVLAVTLGVAFVSGTLVFTSTVTDAYKNSSQKGLGNVDVAIQPHKSDNDRSNPGETPRLTQRLLDQVAAAPGVASVTGSVSGFAAVADKHGGLVSKGGSSGGANYYPGADGKDARYPMKSGQAPARAGDLALDSKTAERAGYRVGDIVRISVDGPVLQQKLTGIFTTDDGNVSAGGSLALFDTATAQKLYAEPGQFDQIDVKAAENTSQNALKADLGRILPEDAEATTGRKLADDQAKDIAESMDGMTTGMLVFAGVALFVSIFIIANTFTMLVAQRTKELALLRAVGATRRQVTRSVLIEALLVGTVAAVAGLLVGIGMGALLRSVMGSSGTEIPDGPLVIPSSAVIASLVVGTVVTMLAAWLPGRRAAKIPPIAAMNSVHAVATARSLAVRNAIGGILAAVGVVTSVLAKDESVMGLGAMLLVIGVFVLTPLLSRPVIAAVAPLLSAFGMPGKLARQNAVRNPRRTAATASALMIGLTLITGLTVIASSVQQAIDKMAADSLKADYVVVMASMHDLSPDIAEKLAATADVTVSSPMRPAPVFIGDKGESLTGVDGATIGRLVKADFTDGSFAGLSGKKVVVDEETAKSHGWKINSSFTVTYEDGRRDSLTVSGVYEGTQMVQGIMVDNATVTPHLTEVNDRQVLVKTASGGSAATEERLRKALGDNPAIQIQSKADISREVAKLIGLMLNILYGLLAMAVIIAVLGVVNTLAMSVSERQREIGMLRAIGLGSSSVQRMVRLESMIISLFGGLLGVALGVFFGWAAGELISTGMPTYELALPWGRLALFLLLAAVVGMLAALWPARRAARMNMLMAIKAD, from the coding sequence ATGTTCCGTACCGCTCTGCGCAGCGTGCTCGCGCACAAGGCCCGGCTGCTGATGACCGTCCTCGCCGTGACGCTCGGCGTGGCCTTCGTCTCCGGCACCCTCGTCTTCACCTCGACCGTCACTGACGCCTACAAGAACAGCTCCCAGAAGGGCTTGGGCAACGTCGATGTCGCCATCCAGCCCCACAAGAGCGACAACGACAGGAGCAACCCCGGCGAGACCCCCCGGCTCACCCAGCGCCTGCTCGACCAGGTGGCCGCGGCGCCCGGCGTCGCATCGGTCACCGGCTCCGTGAGCGGCTTCGCAGCGGTCGCGGACAAGCACGGCGGGCTCGTCAGCAAGGGCGGCTCCTCCGGCGGTGCCAACTACTACCCCGGTGCTGACGGCAAGGACGCCCGCTACCCCATGAAGTCGGGCCAGGCCCCCGCGCGCGCCGGCGATCTGGCCCTCGACTCCAAGACCGCCGAACGGGCCGGCTACAGGGTCGGCGACATCGTCCGGATCTCCGTCGACGGCCCGGTGCTCCAACAGAAACTCACCGGCATCTTCACCACCGATGACGGCAACGTCTCCGCCGGCGGCAGCCTTGCCCTCTTCGACACCGCAACCGCGCAGAAGCTCTACGCCGAGCCCGGACAGTTCGACCAGATCGATGTGAAGGCGGCCGAGAACACCTCCCAGAACGCCCTGAAGGCCGACCTGGGCAGAATCCTGCCCGAGGACGCCGAGGCGACCACCGGCAGGAAGCTCGCCGACGATCAGGCCAAGGACATCGCCGAGTCCATGGACGGCATGACGACCGGCATGCTGGTCTTCGCAGGCGTCGCCCTTTTCGTCAGCATCTTCATCATCGCCAACACCTTCACCATGCTGGTGGCCCAGCGCACCAAGGAACTCGCCCTGCTGCGCGCCGTGGGTGCCACCCGCCGCCAGGTCACCCGCTCGGTGCTCATCGAGGCGCTGCTCGTGGGCACGGTAGCGGCAGTAGCCGGTCTGCTGGTGGGCATCGGTATGGGTGCCCTGCTGCGCTCTGTGATGGGCAGCTCCGGCACGGAGATCCCCGACGGCCCGCTCGTCATTCCGTCGTCCGCCGTCATCGCCTCGCTGGTGGTCGGCACCGTCGTCACCATGCTCGCCGCCTGGCTGCCCGGTCGCCGCGCCGCGAAGATTCCGCCGATCGCCGCCATGAACAGCGTCCACGCCGTCGCGACCGCACGCTCCTTAGCGGTCCGTAACGCCATCGGTGGAATCCTCGCCGCCGTCGGTGTTGTGACCAGTGTCCTCGCCAAGGACGAGAGCGTCATGGGCCTGGGCGCCATGTTGCTGGTCATCGGCGTCTTCGTGCTCACCCCCCTGCTGTCCCGACCCGTGATCGCCGCCGTCGCCCCCCTCCTGAGTGCCTTCGGGATGCCGGGCAAGCTCGCGCGGCAAAACGCGGTCCGCAACCCGCGTCGCACCGCCGCCACGGCCTCCGCGCTGATGATCGGCCTCACCCTGATCACCGGTCTGACCGTGATCGCCAGCAGCGTGCAGCAGGCCATCGACAAGATGGCCGCGGACTCTCTGAAGGCCGACTACGTGGTCGTGATGGCGAGCATGCACGATCTCTCTCCCGACATTGCCGAGAAGCTCGCCGCCACCGCAGACGTCACCGTCTCCAGCCCGATGCGGCCGGCCCCGGTTTTCATCGGTGACAAGGGCGAGTCACTGACCGGCGTCGATGGCGCGACCATCGGCCGACTCGTCAAGGCCGACTTCACGGACGGTTCGTTCGCCGGGCTGTCCGGAAAGAAGGTCGTCGTCGACGAGGAGACCGCGAAGAGCCATGGCTGGAAGATCAACTCCTCTTTCACCGTCACGTACGAGGACGGGCGGCGGGACAGCCTGACGGTCTCGGGCGTCTACGAGGGCACCCAGATGGTCCAGGGGATCATGGTGGACAACGCCACCGTCACCCCCCATCTGACCGAGGTCAACGACCGGCAGGTACTGGTGAAGACCGCCTCCGGTGGCAGTGCGGCCACCGAGGAGCGACTGCGCAAGGCCCTCGGTGACAACCCGGCCATCCAGATCCAGAGCAAGGCCGACATCTCTCGTGAGGTCGCCAAGCTCATCGGCTTGATGCTGAACATCCTTTACGGACTGCTCGCCATGGCGGTGATCATCGCGGTGCTCGGTGTCGTCAACACCCTTGCGATGTCCGTCTCCGAACGCCAGCGGGAGATCGGTATGCTGCGCGCGATCGGGCTCGGCAGCTCGTCCGTCCAGCGGATGGTCCGCCTGGAGTCGATGATCATTTCGCTCTTCGGCGGACTGCTCGGTGTCGCACTCGGAGTGTTCTTCGGCTGGGCCGCAGGTGAACTGATCAGCACCGGCATGCCCACGTACGAACTGGCTTTGCCCTGGGGGCGCCTGGCTCTCTTCCTGCTGCTGGCCGCGGTGGTCGGCATGCTCGCCGCGCTCTGGCCAGCCCGCCGGGCGGCCAGGATGAACATGCTCATGGCCATCAAGGCCGACTGA